A region from the Pseudomonas sp. Teo4 genome encodes:
- a CDS encoding translation initiation factor Sui1, whose translation MAKKASSFSALGGLVYSTDAGRHCPDCGQPVDACTCKQSVIPEGDGIARVRRESKGRGGKTVTTVTGVPLPLDQLKELASTLKRRCGTGGALKDGVIEIQGDHVELLIGELTKQGFKAKKSGG comes from the coding sequence GTGGCCAAGAAAGCTTCTTCCTTCTCCGCCCTTGGCGGTCTCGTGTACTCCACCGATGCCGGCCGGCATTGCCCCGACTGTGGCCAGCCCGTGGACGCCTGCACCTGCAAGCAGTCCGTGATTCCCGAAGGGGACGGTATCGCCCGTGTGCGTCGTGAAAGCAAAGGCCGTGGCGGCAAGACCGTGACCACTGTCACCGGCGTCCCGCTGCCTCTCGACCAGCTCAAGGAGCTGGCCTCCACCCTCAAGCGCCGTTGCGGTACGGGTGGCGCCTTGAAAGATGGCGTGATCGAGATCCAGGGCGATCACGTCGAGTTGCTCATCGGCGAGCTGACCAAGCAAGGCTTCAAGGCGAAAAAGTCTGGCGGTTGA
- the speA gene encoding arginine decarboxylase, which produces MSVRRTRKDDGSQWTVADSRSVYGIRHWGAGYFAINEAGRVEVRPNGPSSAPIDLFEQVQELRQSGLSLPLLVRFPDILQDRVRQLTGAFDANIARLEYQSKYTALYPIKVNQQEAVVENIIATQNVSIGLEAGSKPELLAVLALAPKGGTIVCNGYKDREFIRLALMGQKLGHNVFIVIEKESEVGLVIEEAAELKVKPQVGLRVRLSSLASSKWADTGGEKSKFGLSAAQLISVVQRFRDAGLDQGIRLLHFHMGSQIANLADYQHGFKEAIRYYGELRALGLPVDHIDVGGGLGVDYDGTHSRNASSINYDMDDYAGVVVGMLKEFCDAQGLPHPHIFSESGRSLTAHHAMLVIQVTDVEKHNDDVPTIENKEALPETVQWLADLLGPTDIEMVTETYWRATHYMGDVAAQYADGKISLAEKALAEQCYFAVCRRLHNSLKARQRSHRQVLDELNDKLADKYICNFSVFQSLPDTWAIGQVLPIIPLHRLDEEPMRRAVLQDLTCDSDGKINQYVDEQSIETSMPVHAVKEGEDYLLGVFLVGAYQEILGDMHNLFGDTDSVNIYQNADGSVYHAGIETHDTIEDMLRYVHLSPEELMTHYRDKVASAKISARERTQFLDALRLGLTRSSYLSS; this is translated from the coding sequence ATGTCCGTACGACGCACACGCAAAGACGATGGTAGCCAATGGACCGTGGCCGACAGCCGCAGTGTTTATGGCATCCGCCATTGGGGCGCTGGTTATTTCGCCATCAATGAAGCCGGGCGCGTCGAAGTGCGCCCCAACGGGCCAAGCAGCGCCCCGATCGACCTCTTCGAGCAAGTTCAGGAATTGCGCCAGAGCGGCCTGTCGCTGCCACTGCTGGTACGCTTCCCAGACATTCTGCAGGACCGCGTGCGCCAACTGACCGGCGCTTTCGATGCCAACATCGCGCGCCTGGAGTACCAGAGCAAGTACACCGCGTTGTACCCGATCAAGGTCAACCAGCAGGAAGCGGTGGTGGAAAACATCATCGCCACCCAAAACGTGTCCATCGGCCTGGAAGCCGGTTCCAAGCCCGAGTTGCTGGCGGTGCTGGCACTGGCGCCCAAGGGCGGGACCATCGTCTGCAACGGCTACAAGGACCGTGAGTTCATTCGCCTGGCGCTGATGGGGCAGAAACTCGGCCACAACGTGTTCATCGTCATCGAGAAAGAGTCCGAAGTCGGCCTGGTGATCGAGGAAGCCGCCGAGCTGAAGGTCAAGCCGCAGGTCGGCCTGCGTGTGCGCCTGTCGTCGCTGGCGTCGAGCAAGTGGGCAGACACCGGTGGCGAAAAGTCCAAGTTCGGTTTGTCTGCCGCCCAGTTGATCTCGGTGGTGCAGCGTTTCCGCGACGCCGGCCTGGACCAGGGCATCCGCCTGCTGCACTTCCACATGGGTTCGCAGATCGCCAACCTGGCCGACTACCAGCACGGTTTCAAGGAAGCCATTCGCTACTACGGCGAACTGCGCGCGCTGGGCTTGCCGGTCGACCATATCGACGTCGGCGGCGGCCTGGGTGTGGACTACGACGGCACTCACTCGCGCAATGCCAGCTCCATCAACTACGACATGGACGACTATGCCGGCGTCGTGGTGGGCATGCTCAAGGAGTTCTGCGACGCGCAGGGCCTGCCGCACCCGCACATCTTCTCCGAGAGCGGCCGCTCGCTGACCGCGCACCACGCCATGCTGGTGATCCAGGTGACCGACGTCGAGAAACACAACGACGACGTACCGACCATCGAGAACAAGGAAGCCTTGCCGGAGACCGTGCAGTGGTTGGCTGACTTGCTCGGCCCGACCGACATCGAGATGGTCACCGAGACCTACTGGCGTGCCACCCACTACATGGGTGACGTGGCGGCGCAGTATGCCGATGGCAAGATCAGCCTGGCCGAGAAAGCCCTGGCCGAGCAGTGCTACTTCGCCGTGTGCCGTCGCCTGCACAACTCGCTCAAAGCCCGCCAGCGCTCGCACCGCCAGGTGCTGGACGAACTGAACGACAAGCTGGCCGACAAGTACATCTGCAACTTCTCGGTGTTCCAGAGCCTGCCGGATACCTGGGCCATCGGCCAGGTGCTGCCGATCATCCCGCTGCACCGCCTGGACGAAGAACCGATGCGTCGTGCGGTGCTGCAGGACCTGACCTGCGACTCCGACGGCAAGATCAACCAGTACGTCGACGAGCAGAGCATCGAGACCAGCATGCCGGTGCATGCGGTCAAGGAAGGCGAGGATTACCTGCTGGGCGTGTTCCTGGTCGGCGCTTACCAGGAGATTCTGGGCGACATGCACAACCTGTTCGGTGATACCGATTCGGTGAACATCTACCAGAATGCCGATGGCAGCGTGTACCACGCCGGTATCGAGACCCACGACACCATCGAGGACATGTTGCGCTACGTGCACCTGTCGCCGGAGGAGTTGATGACCCACTACCGCGACAAGGTGGCCAGCGCCAAGATCAGCGCCCGCGAGCGGACCCAGTTCCTCGATGCGCTGCGGTTGGGGTTGACCCGGTCTTCGTACTTGTCTTCGTGA
- a CDS encoding NUDIX hydrolase, with product MAIDPKEAAHRAASDRELVAWVDEADQVLGALPRAELRERGLIGRCTFILLFNGAGELCVHRRTLSKALYPGYWDVAAGGMVTAGEAYAESAARELAEELGIEGVELRFHERFYFDQPDNRLWCAVYSAVSDAPLRLQPEEVIEAKFVGIEQAEAESLSKPYCPDSLAALQRYKASLSAGNA from the coding sequence ATGGCCATCGACCCCAAGGAGGCTGCCCACCGGGCGGCCTCCGACCGTGAACTGGTCGCCTGGGTGGATGAAGCCGATCAGGTCCTCGGCGCCTTGCCCAGGGCCGAGTTGCGTGAGCGCGGCCTGATCGGTCGCTGCACCTTCATCCTGCTGTTCAACGGTGCCGGTGAGCTGTGCGTGCACCGGCGTACCTTGAGCAAGGCGCTGTACCCAGGTTATTGGGATGTGGCGGCGGGCGGCATGGTGACGGCGGGGGAGGCGTACGCCGAGTCCGCCGCGCGGGAGCTGGCCGAGGAGCTGGGGATCGAAGGCGTCGAGTTGCGCTTCCATGAGCGCTTCTACTTCGACCAGCCGGATAACCGCTTGTGGTGCGCGGTGTATTCGGCGGTGTCCGATGCGCCCTTGCGGTTGCAACCTGAAGAGGTGATCGAGGCGAAGTTCGTCGGCATCGAACAGGCAGAGGCCGAAAGCCTGAGCAAGCCGTATTGCCCGGACTCGTTGGCGGCTTTGCAGCGCTACAAGGCCAGTCTGTCAGCAGGTAATGCTTGA